One Chromatiales bacterium DNA window includes the following coding sequences:
- a CDS encoding phospholipid carrier-dependent glycosyltransferase — protein MSSANRSWPSAGVVLLIAFAVFYLVTLGIRPLSRPDEFRYAEIAREMLTSGDWVTPRFNGVRYFEKPVLGHWVNAASLAVFGENAFAVRLPMALTTGLTALFLHGFVRRQTRRAALAIDTSTIQLSFLAVWAMGSMAILDPILGLWLTLSVGLWYESHVAPPAKRRRLQALVGICCGLAFLTKGFLALAIPVLIVGPFLAWQRDWRRLLDDAWLPVLVAAAVVAPWGLLIHSHEPDFWRYFFWEEHIRRYFSGERAQHSQPFWLFFAALPAMALPWTFHAPAALLGLRRASPELQLDPRLLRFTVLWFAMPLLFFSASSGKLLSYILPCFPPLALLLAHGVERYRASGRRIALERGTVGLALLFAAGFGYLLGNGLGAFGKPLFGAGESLRWILSLAACAWGAWIAGRHARRAADDPVRVLGISLAGLLLAIPVVIPDATRDSKMPGPFLEEQKALVAPDAVIIVKGQLVGSVAWVFKRSDLYVFEPNELEYGLSQPDAAGRGIGSAGIRRLIQANAGKRDVLIITRVKDNARAAADVPPGTRHAQQGALAAWYITAAKPDPDAQSMTSTLAPRM, from the coding sequence ATGAGCTCGGCGAACCGGTCATGGCCGTCGGCGGGTGTGGTGCTGCTCATCGCCTTTGCCGTTTTTTACCTGGTCACCCTCGGCATCCGGCCGCTGTCGCGACCCGACGAGTTCCGTTACGCCGAGATCGCCCGGGAGATGCTGACCAGCGGTGACTGGGTGACACCGCGCTTCAACGGCGTCCGCTACTTCGAGAAGCCGGTGCTCGGTCACTGGGTGAACGCCGCGTCGCTCGCCGTATTCGGCGAAAACGCCTTCGCGGTTCGCCTGCCCATGGCGCTGACCACCGGCCTGACGGCGCTGTTCCTGCATGGCTTCGTGCGGCGGCAGACGCGGCGGGCCGCACTCGCCATCGACACCAGCACGATCCAGCTGTCGTTTCTCGCCGTCTGGGCCATGGGCAGCATGGCCATCCTCGATCCGATTCTCGGCCTCTGGCTCACCCTGTCTGTTGGTCTCTGGTACGAGTCCCATGTCGCACCACCAGCAAAACGTCGCCGACTGCAGGCGCTGGTCGGGATCTGCTGCGGGCTCGCCTTCCTCACCAAAGGCTTTCTCGCCCTGGCGATTCCGGTACTGATCGTCGGACCCTTTCTCGCCTGGCAGCGCGACTGGCGACGGCTTCTCGATGATGCCTGGTTGCCGGTCCTCGTCGCCGCAGCCGTGGTCGCCCCATGGGGTCTGCTCATTCACTCGCACGAGCCGGATTTCTGGCGCTACTTCTTCTGGGAAGAGCACATCCGCCGCTACTTCTCCGGAGAGCGGGCGCAGCACAGCCAGCCGTTCTGGCTGTTCTTCGCCGCCTTGCCGGCGATGGCGCTGCCGTGGACTTTCCACGCACCGGCTGCCCTGCTCGGTCTGCGCCGCGCATCGCCCGAGCTGCAGTTGGACCCGCGCCTGCTGCGCTTCACGGTGCTGTGGTTTGCCATGCCGTTGCTGTTCTTCTCGGCCTCCAGCGGCAAGCTCTTGTCCTACATCCTGCCCTGCTTCCCGCCGCTCGCGCTGTTGCTCGCGCATGGCGTGGAACGCTATCGGGCGAGCGGCCGGCGCATCGCGCTCGAGCGCGGCACAGTCGGCCTTGCACTGCTGTTCGCCGCGGGCTTCGGCTACCTGCTCGGCAACGGCCTCGGGGCATTCGGCAAACCGCTGTTTGGCGCCGGCGAAAGCCTGCGCTGGATCCTCTCGCTCGCTGCCTGTGCCTGGGGAGCCTGGATCGCTGGCCGCCACGCGCGACGGGCGGCCGACGACCCGGTCAGGGTGCTCGGGATCAGTCTGGCCGGACTGCTGCTCGCGATCCCGGTGGTGATCCCTGACGCCACGCGGGACAGCAAGATGCCCGGCCCCTTCCTCGAGGAGCAGAAAGCGCTGGTGGCACCGGACGCTGTCATCATCGTCAAGGGCCAGCTGGTCGGCTCGGTCGCCTGGGTCTTCAAGCGCAGCGATCTGTACGTATTCGAGCCGAACGAGCTGGAATACGGCCTGTCCCAGCCCGACGCCGCCGGACGCGGCATCGGCAGCGCCGGAATCCGTCGGCTGATCCAGGCCAACGCCGGAAAACGCGATGTGCTGATCATCACACGCGTCAAAGACAATGCACGGGCGGCCGCCGACGTGCCACCTGGCACTCGCCATGCACAGCAAGGTGCGCTGGCTGCCTGGTATATCACCGCCGCGAAGCCCGACCCCGACGCTCAGTCGATGACGAGCACCTTGGCACCGCGTATGTAG
- a CDS encoding DUF1838 family protein produces the protein MKISAAQPVAALARIRARSDGEAVLWWWQGEVLGKRPGEIARHLMRITGIGFNRLSRLPDGLWESRMSEAGYYIDAGTGAFLDSWTNPWTGRVVTPPANRLRLRYLIEDNGTIRPSFPGAPFDGQVGAPLIIGDTVWSSERLAAQFPAPATPAVPGAPKGLAGEPMEVTHFCASLADVGNPRLGMVPATMSHTTMWSFYPWMGMEDNGGYVLSEIIGRKIAGPADIPTALRERIERDHPGFLASPDI, from the coding sequence ATGAAAATTTCCGCCGCACAGCCGGTTGCCGCGCTGGCCCGCATCCGCGCCCGCAGCGACGGCGAAGCCGTGCTCTGGTGGTGGCAGGGCGAAGTCCTCGGCAAGCGCCCCGGCGAGATCGCCAGGCACCTGATGCGCATCACCGGCATCGGCTTCAACCGCCTCTCCCGGCTGCCGGACGGTCTCTGGGAATCGAGGATGAGCGAGGCCGGCTACTACATCGACGCCGGGACCGGCGCGTTTCTGGACAGCTGGACCAATCCCTGGACCGGGCGCGTGGTCACACCACCGGCCAATCGCCTCCGTCTGCGTTATCTGATCGAAGACAACGGCACCATCAGGCCGTCTTTTCCGGGCGCGCCATTTGACGGGCAGGTCGGCGCACCGCTGATCATCGGTGATACGGTCTGGAGCAGCGAGCGGCTTGCCGCGCAGTTTCCCGCACCGGCCACGCCCGCGGTGCCGGGCGCACCGAAGGGGCTGGCCGGCGAGCCGATGGAGGTGACGCACTTCTGCGCATCGCTGGCTGATGTCGGCAATCCGCGGCTCGGCATGGTGCCGGCCACCATGAGTCACACCACGATGTGGAGCTTCTATCCCTGGATGGGCATGGAGGACAACGGAGGCTACGTGCTCTCGGAAATCATCGGCCGGAAGATCGCTGGCCCCGCAGACATCCCCACTGCACTGCGCGAGCGCATCGAGCGCGACCATCCGGGCTTCCTCGCCAGCCCGGACATCTGA
- a CDS encoding zinc-dependent alcohol dehydrogenase family protein: protein MRAMVLERITSLADNDTPLTLRDLPEPVAGDGEILIRVAACGVCHTELDEIEGRLPPPRLPVIPGHQVVGRVAALGNRDPQGVLKRAGLRPGDRVGVAWIHSACGSCDFCRSGRENLCPGFKATGLDAHGGYAQYMTVRADFACRLPDALPDVEAAPLLCAGAIGYRSLSLTNLEDGQTLGLTGFGASAHLVLALARYRYPHSPVVVFARSPEERAFALELGAAWAGDTQDRSPQPCAAIIDTTPVWTPVVEALKNLDAGGRLVVNAIRKETVDQAVLLDLDYAGQLWREKEIKSVANVTRRDVLEFLQLAAEIPLQPAVECHALEEANRALRELKRRYIRGAKVLVID from the coding sequence ATGCGCGCAATGGTCCTCGAACGAATCACCAGCCTGGCGGACAACGACACGCCGCTGACGCTTCGTGACCTGCCGGAACCGGTTGCCGGCGACGGCGAAATCCTGATCAGGGTGGCCGCCTGTGGCGTATGCCATACCGAACTCGACGAGATCGAAGGTCGACTGCCGCCGCCGCGATTGCCGGTAATCCCGGGTCATCAGGTCGTGGGTCGTGTTGCCGCACTGGGGAATCGCGATCCACAGGGCGTGCTGAAGCGCGCCGGTCTGCGGCCCGGTGACCGGGTTGGCGTCGCGTGGATCCATTCAGCCTGTGGCAGCTGTGACTTTTGCCGCAGCGGGCGGGAGAATCTCTGTCCCGGCTTCAAGGCCACCGGTCTCGATGCGCACGGCGGCTATGCGCAGTACATGACGGTGCGGGCCGATTTCGCCTGTCGCCTGCCGGACGCCCTGCCCGACGTCGAGGCCGCACCGCTGCTCTGTGCCGGGGCCATCGGCTACCGTTCGCTGTCGCTGACGAATCTCGAGGATGGCCAGACGCTGGGCCTGACCGGTTTCGGTGCGTCGGCGCACCTGGTTCTGGCACTGGCGCGGTACCGGTACCCGCACTCGCCCGTGGTGGTGTTCGCGCGCAGCCCGGAGGAGCGCGCCTTTGCCCTCGAGCTGGGCGCAGCATGGGCCGGCGATACGCAGGACCGGTCGCCGCAGCCCTGCGCCGCGATCATCGATACGACGCCGGTCTGGACGCCGGTCGTCGAGGCGCTGAAAAACCTGGATGCGGGCGGGCGCCTCGTCGTCAATGCCATACGCAAGGAGACGGTTGATCAGGCTGTGCTGCTGGATCTGGATTATGCCGGGCAGTTGTGGCGCGAGAAGGAAATCAAGAGCGTGGCCAACGTCACGCGTCGCGATGTGCTGGAGTTTCTGCAGCTGGCGGCGGAGATCCCGCTGCAGCCGGCGGTCGAGTGCCATGCGCTGGAGGAGGCCAATCGCGCCCTGAGGGAGCTCAAGCGCCGCTACATACGCGGTGCCAAGGTGCTCGTCATCGACTGA